A portion of the Magnetovibrio sp. genome contains these proteins:
- a CDS encoding sulfurtransferase produces the protein MTTAKRVMGKWLGIACAAMIVFTMGSAKAADALVNVEWVKANSTKAGVVTVDARGKADYLRGHIPGAVNTDYAKDGWRVSKDGVPGVFPDDTTKLAALIGGLGIDNSTHVVLVAPGANSSDMGTATRMYWTFKVLGHDNVSILNGGMNAYLGAKDKDGNPTNPLEKGAAKVTAKTFNVALRKDMIPSTADVKAALDKGTVMVDNRTADQYMGVNRHGKSKANGTIPGATNLPQSWMTENGGGMFRSKDTIAQLYQAAGVPTSGEQISFCNTGHWASIGWFASSEILGNKDAKMYDASMTGWTAANMPTEAKIKVK, from the coding sequence ATGACAACAGCGAAACGAGTTATGGGGAAATGGCTGGGCATCGCCTGCGCCGCGATGATCGTTTTCACGATGGGCAGCGCCAAAGCCGCCGATGCCCTGGTCAACGTGGAATGGGTTAAAGCCAACAGCACCAAGGCCGGCGTCGTCACCGTCGATGCGCGCGGCAAAGCCGACTACCTGCGTGGACACATCCCCGGCGCGGTCAACACCGATTACGCCAAGGACGGCTGGCGCGTGTCCAAGGACGGCGTGCCCGGCGTGTTCCCCGACGACACCACGAAACTGGCCGCCTTGATCGGTGGTTTGGGTATCGACAATTCTACCCACGTGGTGCTGGTCGCACCGGGGGCGAACTCGTCCGACATGGGTACCGCGACGCGCATGTACTGGACCTTCAAGGTTCTCGGGCATGACAATGTCTCAATCCTCAACGGCGGCATGAACGCCTATCTGGGCGCGAAAGACAAAGACGGCAATCCCACCAACCCGCTGGAAAAAGGCGCGGCCAAAGTCACCGCCAAGACCTTCAACGTCGCTTTGCGCAAAGATATGATCCCGTCCACCGCCGACGTCAAAGCTGCGTTGGACAAGGGCACCGTCATGGTCGACAACCGCACAGCCGACCAATACATGGGCGTCAACCGCCACGGGAAGTCCAAAGCCAACGGCACCATTCCCGGCGCGACCAACCTGCCGCAAAGCTGGATGACCGAAAACGGCGGCGGCATGTTCCGTTCCAAGGACACCATCGCCCAACTGTATCAGGCGGCGGGCGTGCCGACGTCCGGCGAACAGATCAGCTTCTGCAATACCGGGCACTGGGCGTCGATCGGCTGGTTTGCGTCTTCGGAAATCCTCGGCAACAAGGATGCCAAGATGTACGATGCCTCCATGACCGGCTGGACGGCGGCAAACATGCCCACCGAAGCCAAAATCAAGGTCAAATGA